A single window of Nicotiana sylvestris chromosome 5, ASM39365v2, whole genome shotgun sequence DNA harbors:
- the LOC104238784 gene encoding small ribosomal subunit protein uS13z/uS13y/uS13x, giving the protein MSLVANEEFQHILRVQNTNVDGKQKIMFAMTSIKGIGRRFANIACKKADIDMNKRAGELSAAELDSLMVVVANPRQFKIPDWFLNRQKDYKDGKFSQVTSNALDMKLRDDLERLKKIRNHRGLRHYWGLRVRGQHTKTTGRRGKTVGVSKKR; this is encoded by the exons ATG tcgTTGGTTGCAAACGAAGAGTTTCAGCACATTCTTCGTGTGCAAAACACGAACGTTGATGGAAAGCAGAAGATCATGTTCGCTATGACCTCTATCAAAGGTATCGGTCGCCGTTTTGCTAACATTGCTTGCAAGAAAGCCGATATCGACATGAACAAGAG GGCCGGAGAACTCTCTGCCGCAGAGCTTGATAGCTTGATGGTGGTTGTGGCTAATCCTCGTCAATTCAAAATCCCAGATTGGTTTTTGAACAGGCAGAAGGATTACAAGGATGGCAAGTTTTCTCAAGTTACATCTAATGCACTTGACATGAAACTCAGGGATGATCTGGAACGGCTGAAGAAGATCAG GAATCACCGTGGTTTGCGTCACTACTGGGGCCTTCGTGTACGTGGTCAGCACACAAAGACCACTGGCCGCAGGGGGAAGACTGTTGGTGTCTCCAAGAAGAGATAA